One genomic window of Solanum dulcamara chromosome 12, daSolDulc1.2, whole genome shotgun sequence includes the following:
- the LOC129875724 gene encoding uncharacterized protein LOC129875724, with the protein MCIVSDRHASIINATSTVYDEIPHFACIWHLLQNIMKNLRKSQQKVTELFYSMAKTYTMIEFNQHMEIVEKIDKRIKDYLLNIEYNKWSRVHAQVNRTWMMTSNIAESVNSRTRHAKILTVLHLLKFMRQLVQKWNNNNRSKAIFSEFYLGKKYEKILQHNKTASEKLRVCLCVASGYDVVAALEVIGAAVLPLYLHKQLNPRNPQDCLVLLNVAMLHSCCNWFSSVKPAQTSKQPQAKEGDELLVQICIG; encoded by the exons ATGTGTATCGTTTCGGATAGGCATGCAAGCATTATTAACGCAACTTCAACTGTCTATGATGAAATACCTCATTTCGCGTGTATATGGCACTTGTTGCAAAACATAATGAAAAACTTAAGAAAGAGTCAGCAAAAGGTAACAGAATTGTTCTACTCTATGGCAAAAACATACACCATGATAGAGTTTAATCAACATATGGAAATTGTTGAAAAGATAGATAAGAGGATTAAAGACTACTTGCTGAACATTGAATACAACAAATGGTCACGTGTTCATGCTCAGGTAAATAGGACTTGGATGATGACATCAAACATTGCAGAATCAgtcaattcaagaacaagacatgccaaaattcTTACAGTCTTGCACCTCCTAAAATTCATGAGACAACTTGTTCAAAAATGGAATAACAATAACAGGTCAAAGGCAATATTTTCAGAATTTTACCTTGGgaaaaagtatgaaaaaattctACAACATAACAAAACTGCATCGGAGAAATTAAGAGTATG TTTGTGTGTTGCTTCTGGCTATGATGTTGTTGCAGCCCTGGAAGTTATAGGTGCTGCAGTTCTGCCtttgtacctgcacaaacaacTAAACCCAAGGAATCCCCAAGATTGTTTGGTATTGTTGAATGTTGCAATGCTCCATAGTTGCTGCAATTGGTTTAGCTCTGTGAAACCTGCACAAACTAGTAAGCAACCACAAGCAAAAGAGGGTGATGAACTACTGGTACAGATCTGTATTGGATGA